The DNA window TCGACGCGGTCGGACTCGTCGCCGTCGGCACGCAGGAACAGGTCGGTCCGTGCGTTGATCACCACGTGCACGCCTGATTCGTCGGCGGCCTTGCGCAACGCTGCGACCAGTTCGGCATGCTCGCTCGACGACCGCAGCCGCTTGCCCTCACTGTGGACGGTGTCTTCGATGTTCAGACCGACGGCCCCCGCCTCCAGCAGCCCACCGATGAGGCTGGCGGCCGATTCGCCGTAACCGGACTCGAGGTCGACCGAGATCGGGACGTCGACAGCAGCGGAGATCTGCGCCACCCGAGTCACGACATCGTCGAAGAACATCACCTCGCCGTCCTCCTTACCGATGGAGTCGGCCAGCGGATGGCTTCCGATGGTCAGCGCGGCAAACCCCGCGTCGACAGCGAGCCGCGCTGACCAGGCGTCCCAGACGGTCGGCAGCACCACCGGACTTCCGGGTTGGTGCAGGGCAAGCAGCGCGTCGGCGCGCTGTTTGAGAATCTGGTCGGACATTGGGGCCTTACCTCCGCTTCAGACGTGATCCGTCTCACTCTGTACTGATTGTTGTGACTAGCATCGTGTGTCGTACCGTGATGCCTGACACCCTTCAGCCCAAGGAGGTCAATTGTCCAGCACTACCGAACTGGCCGAGCTGCACGAGCTAATCGGCAGGATGCGGCGGTGCGTGACATCGTTGGCGTCGAGATACGGGGACACCCCCGCTACCCGTCGCATTGTGAATGACGCTGAACGCATCCTCAACGACATCGATCGGCTCGATATCGACGCCGAAGAGCTTGAACTCGCCCGCGGCGTGACCCCGCAACAGCACGGCGGCGACAGAATTTCGATCCCGGACACCCAGTACGACACCGACTTTTGGCGCGATGTCGACGACGAGGGACTGGGTGGCACGCGATAACGCGCGTCGCCACGCACCGGGATCGATCAACACCGAAAGGGAAAAGTGAGCGCACCCACCGCCGACCGCAAGGCGACCGGCGTCTTCTCGCCTGGCCGTGCCGAGATTCCGCAGCGCACGCTGCGCACCGACCGCTGGTGGCAGTCACCGCTGATCATCGACCTCGGCTTCGCCGC is part of the Mycolicibacterium tusciae JS617 genome and encodes:
- a CDS encoding isocitrate lyase/PEP mutase family protein produces the protein MSDQILKQRADALLALHQPGSPVVLPTVWDAWSARLAVDAGFAALTIGSHPLADSIGKEDGEVMFFDDVVTRVAQISAAVDVPISVDLESGYGESAASLIGGLLEAGAVGLNIEDTVHSEGKRLRSSSEHAELVAALRKAADESGVHVVINARTDLFLRADGDESDRVDRAIARLTEAASAGADSLYPVGRHDAETMRRLTSELPLPVNAIALPDQDDPASFGPLGVGRISFGPFLQRALSGSATEMLQRWA